A genome region from Macrotis lagotis isolate mMagLag1 chromosome 4, bilby.v1.9.chrom.fasta, whole genome shotgun sequence includes the following:
- the LOC141520201 gene encoding olfactory receptor 4K13-like: MKNNSMPDEFILLGLTNSWELEIFFFVIFFLAYTSILAGNCLIILMVTFDSQLHSTPMYFLLANLSLLDIIFSTVTVPKMITDFFKERKTISFWGCMAQIFLAHLLGGSEVSLLVVMAVDRYVAICKPLHYTTIMNHRILVGSVLLSWTVGFVHTMSQMVFMVSLPFCGPNVIDDAFCDLPLVLKLACTDTSVLELLVVAFSGLLTLISFILLLVSYIVILVTVWHRSSRGLSKALSTLSAHITVVILFFGSLIIVYAWPHSNDSLDKFFSVFYSVITPLLNPIIYSLRNQEMKAAMVRLRNWQIFSKPHF, translated from the coding sequence ATGAAGAATAACTCAATGCcagatgaatttattttgttgGGACTAACCAATTCTTGGGAgcttgagattttcttttttgtaatcttCTTCCTGGCCTATACATCAATCTTGGCTGGAAACTGTCTCATTATACTTATGGTGACTTTTGACTCCCAGCTGCACTCAACTCCCATGTACTTCCTCCTGGCCAATCTCTCTTTACTTGACATAATTTTTTCCACGGTAACTGTCCCTAAGATGATCACAGACTTCTTCAAGGAGAGGAAGACCATCTCCTTTTGGGGCTGCATGGCACAAATATTTCTGGCTCATCTCTTAGGAGGTAGTGAGGTGAGTCTTCTCGTAGTGATGGCTGTTGACAGATATGTTGCAATATGTAAGCCCCTCCATTACACGACTATCATGAATCATCGAATTCTGGTAGGAAGTGTGCTGTTGTCATGGACAGTTGGCTTTGTACATACCATGAGCCAGATGGTATTTATGGTGAGTTTACCCTTCTGTGGCCCTAATGTAATTGATGATGCTTTTTGTGACCTTCCCCTTGTGTTAAAACTTGCTTGCACTGACACATCTGTCCTGGAATTACTTGTTGTTGCTTTCAGTGGACTGCTTACCCTGATCTCCTTCATTCTTTTGCTTGTCTCCTATATTGTTATATTAGTTACTGTATGGCATCGCTCCTCTAGAGGACTGTCTAAGGCTTTGTCTACACTGTCTGCTCACATAACAGTGGTAATTCTTTTCTTTGGGTCACTAATCATAGTCTATGCATGGCCACATAGTAATGATTCATTGGAcaaatttttttctgtgttttactCAGTTATCACTCCTCTGCTGAATCCAATTATCTATAGCTTGAGGAATCAGGAGATGAAAGCAGCCATGGTTAGACTGAGAAACTGGCAAATCTTCTCCAAGCCACACTTCTAA